A single window of Inmirania thermothiophila DNA harbors:
- the speD gene encoding adenosylmethionine decarboxylase has product MGHSRKLKLHGFNNLTKSLSFNIFDICYARTPAQRREYIEYIDDVYNAERLTEILTHVAEIIGANILNIARQDYDPHGASVTMLISEEPVVDAERVSNREAPGPLPDAIVAHLDKSHLTVHTYPESHPDNGISTFRVDIDVSTCGRISPLKALNYLIHSFDSDIVILDYRVRGFTRDVRGRKHFIDHKINSIQNYLSRDTRERYQMIDVNVYQENIFHTKMLLKEFDLDNYLFGVDSAALPAKEQRRIREALRREMLEIFYGRNMRRV; this is encoded by the coding sequence ATGGGGCACAGCCGCAAGCTCAAGCTCCACGGCTTCAACAACCTCACCAAGAGCCTGAGCTTCAACATCTTCGACATCTGCTACGCGCGCACGCCGGCGCAGCGCCGCGAGTACATCGAGTACATCGACGACGTCTACAACGCCGAGCGCCTCACGGAGATCCTCACCCACGTCGCCGAGATCATCGGCGCCAACATCCTCAACATCGCGCGCCAGGACTACGACCCCCACGGCGCCAGCGTCACCATGCTCATCTCCGAGGAGCCGGTGGTGGACGCCGAGCGGGTCTCCAACCGCGAGGCCCCGGGGCCGCTGCCCGACGCCATCGTCGCCCACCTGGACAAGAGCCACCTCACCGTCCACACCTACCCCGAGAGCCATCCGGACAACGGCATCAGCACCTTCCGCGTCGACATCGACGTCTCCACCTGCGGGCGCATCTCGCCCCTGAAGGCGCTCAACTACCTCATCCACAGCTTCGACTCCGACATCGTCATCCTCGACTACCGGGTGCGCGGGTTCACCCGCGACGTGCGCGGGCGCAAGCACTTCATCGACCACAAGATCAACTCGATCCAGAACTACCTCTCGCGCGACACCCGCGAGCGCTACCAGATGATCGACGTCAACGTCTACCAGGAGAACATCTTCCACACCAAGATGCTCCTGAAGGAGTTCGACCTCGACAACTACCTCTTCGGGGTCGACAGCGCCGCCCTGCCGGCCAAGGAGCAGCGGCGCATCCGCGAGGCCCTGCGCCGCGAGATGCTGGAGATCTTCTACGGGCGCAACATGCGCCGGGTCTGA
- the gspF gene encoding type II secretion system inner membrane protein GspF yields MGAFRYQALDARGRTRRGLIEADGPRQARQRLREQGLVPLAVEAEAAPTPGGGTRRDALGGADLVLAMRQLATLARAAVPVGEALAIAAAQSEGRRARAVLLGVRARIREGQSLAAALAAYPRAFPRIVQATVAAGERTGRLAEVLERLADYLEHRRQVRQRLALALLYPSLLVTVAFLVTALLVTYVVPQVVQVFVDMGQALPWATRLLIAISDAARDRGPAAALATAAALAAAAAALRRPAPRRAFDALLLRLPLLGRVLRGVQAARFARTFSILAASGVPALEAMGLAAQVLGNRPMREAVETAAARVREGSPIHEALARSGLFPPLLVHLVASGEGSGELERMLERAAAALERETETQIGLALGLLEPALILLMGGLVLFVVVAVLLPLFELNQLVGP; encoded by the coding sequence GTGGGCGCCTTCCGCTACCAGGCCCTGGATGCGCGCGGCCGCACGCGGCGGGGGCTGATCGAGGCCGACGGGCCGCGCCAGGCCCGCCAGCGGCTGCGCGAGCAGGGCCTGGTGCCGCTGGCGGTGGAGGCGGAGGCGGCCCCGACGCCCGGCGGCGGCACCCGCCGCGACGCCCTCGGCGGGGCGGATCTGGTCCTCGCCATGCGCCAGCTCGCGACGCTGGCCCGCGCCGCCGTCCCCGTCGGCGAGGCGCTGGCCATCGCCGCCGCCCAGAGCGAGGGGCGCCGCGCCCGCGCCGTGCTCCTCGGGGTGCGCGCGCGCATCCGCGAGGGCCAGTCCCTGGCCGCGGCGCTCGCCGCCTACCCGCGGGCCTTTCCGCGCATCGTCCAGGCCACCGTCGCCGCCGGCGAGCGCACGGGGCGCCTGGCCGAGGTCCTGGAGCGGCTCGCCGACTACCTGGAGCACCGCCGCCAGGTCCGCCAGCGCCTGGCCCTCGCGCTGCTCTACCCCTCGCTGCTGGTCACCGTCGCCTTCCTGGTGACGGCGCTGCTGGTCACCTACGTGGTGCCGCAGGTGGTGCAGGTCTTCGTGGACATGGGACAGGCGCTGCCGTGGGCGACGCGGCTGCTCATCGCGATCAGCGACGCCGCCCGCGACCGCGGCCCCGCGGCCGCCCTGGCGACCGCGGCGGCCCTGGCCGCGGCGGCGGCGGCACTGCGCCGCCCGGCGCCGCGGCGTGCCTTCGACGCCCTGCTCCTGCGCCTGCCCCTGCTCGGGCGGGTGCTGCGCGGGGTGCAGGCGGCGCGCTTCGCGCGCACCTTCAGCATCCTCGCCGCGAGCGGCGTCCCCGCCCTGGAGGCCATGGGCCTTGCCGCCCAGGTCCTCGGCAACCGGCCCATGCGCGAGGCGGTGGAGACGGCCGCGGCCCGCGTGCGCGAGGGCAGCCCCATCCACGAGGCCCTCGCCCGCAGCGGCCTCTTCCCGCCCCTGCTGGTGCACCTGGTGGCGAGCGGCGAGGGCAGCGGCGAGCTCGAACGCATGCTCGAGCGCGCCGCCGCCGCCCTCGAGCGCGAGACCGAGACCCAGATCGGCCTCGCCCTCGGGCTGCTCGAGCCCGCCCTGATCCTGCTCATGGGCGGGCTGGTGCTGTTCGTGGTGGTGGCGGTGCTGCTGCCGCTGTTCGAGCTCAACCAGCTCGTTGGGCCCTAG